From one Solanum stenotomum isolate F172 chromosome 12, ASM1918654v1, whole genome shotgun sequence genomic stretch:
- the LOC125847343 gene encoding receptor-like serine/threonine-protein kinase SD1-8 translates to MRIRKRGRQTRELGSGLGCDSLDRWTGPFSGFAVLRWFHQEEDVGVGKKTRGWGRVKGRWAGGNIVLLLMGIWSKIGCQQWYKDVGPGTVVWVGNRRNPVNCGALLGLDTEGDIFLQDILGTTVWIHKPNSTVPLPVLKLLDSGNLVFGDSSNLTAGEYLWQSFDHPVDTLLPGMKLGWDKKTGIDRSMRSWRTEGDPALGDYLFSQERLEFETFTESRWKIQFLRWNNATNYWEEVNTLNKDTCDQYNTCGPYRVCSDRDLPCGCPDGFTAASPDEWGMMNFTEGCRRNTSLNYTNKDVFVENNGLKLPDNASYWGMLYHQEYAPVSDSRWKNEWTIFASLISELALLIILLIAVVVLCQKMRTDVLDEQEINQPTNSQGALLQGTNVIAYDFSDLVAATNNFSLANKIGHGGFDNVYKGVLENGVEIAVKKQDVTSRQGFTEFENEVKLIAKLQHRNLTKLLGYCINGTEKFLVYEFMANNSLNKVIFDPARRGTVTWPMHFNIIKGIAKGLVYMHHDSRLTIIHRDLKASNVLLDREMTPKISDLGLSRVFEDDVEEKTQHLIGTRGYMPPEYMKNGHYSTKSDVFSFGILALEIVSGQKNYDYRHPVYDIGLVDYAWRIWSMGNAIELLDPMIEKPGDENEVLGCILVGLLCCQRRAQDRPSMIQVVSLLEENEMSRLNFVPQEP, encoded by the exons ATGAGGATAAGGAAGAGAGGGAGACAGACGCGCGAGCTGGGCTCGGGTCTGGGCTGCGATTCGCTGGATCGCTGGACTGGTCCATTTTCTGGGTTTGCTGTTCTTCGCTGGTTTCACCAGGAAGAAGACGTGGGGGTGGG GAAGAAGACGCGGGGGTGGGGTCGGGTTAAGGGACGGTGGGCTGGTGGGAATATTGTATTGTTGTTGATGGGTATTTG gtccaaaattgggtgtcaacaatggTACAAAGATGTAGGTCCCGGTACCGTTGTATGGGTTGGCAATAGAAGAAATCCAGTTAATTGTGGTGCATTGCTAGGACTAGACACAGAAGGAGACATTTTTCTCCAAGATATACTGGGAACAACGGTATGGATTCATAAGCCCAACAGTACAGTTCCCTTACCAGTACTGAAGCTCCTTGATTCAGGTAATCTTGTGTTTGGAGATTCTAGTAATCTGACGGCTGGAGAGTACCTGTGGCAAAGCTTTGACCACCCAGTTGACACATTGTTACCAGGAATGAAGCTTGGTTGGGACAAGAAAACTGGCATCGACCGATCCATGAGGTCCTGGAGGACAGAAGGTGATCCAGCTCTAGGTGATTATTTGTTCAG CCAAGAACGATTGGAGTTTGAAACTTTCACTGAATCCAGATGGAAAATACAATTCTTGAGGTGGAATAATGCTACCAATTACTGGGAGGAAGTGAATACATTGAATAAGGACACATGTGACCAGTATAACACTTGTGGGCCTTATAGAGTTTGTAGTGATAGAGATCTCCCCTGCGGGTGTCCTGATGGTTTCACAGCTGCATCACCAGATGAATGGGGCATGATGAATTTTACGGAGGGATGTAGGAGAAACACCTCACTTAACTACACCAATAAAGACGTCTTTGTGGAGAATAATGGACTGAAGTTGCCTGATAATGCTTCTTACTGGGGAATGTTGTACCACCAGGAGT ATGCACCTGTTTCCGACAGTAGATGGAAAAATGAATGGACAATTTTTGCTTCTTTAATCTCAGAGCTGGCACTACTTATTATTTTGCTTATAGCTGTTGTGGTTCTATGTCAAAAAATGAGGACAGATGTGCTAG ATGAACAAGAAATCAATCAGCCGACAAATTCTCAAGGAGCTTTGCTGCAAGGCACTAATGTCATTGCATATGATTTCAGTGATCTAGTTGCAGCCACTAACAATTTCTCGCTGGCTAATAAGATAGGGCATGGTGGCTTTGACAATGTTTATA AGGGTGTACTAGAGAATGGAGTAGAAATAGCAGTGAAGAAGCAGGACGTGACTTCACGTCAAGGATTTACTGAGTTCGAGAATGAAGTCAAGTTAATAGCAAAGCTACAACATCGTAACCTAACCAAATTGTTGGGATACTGCATTAATGGAACAGAAAAATTCCTAGTCTATGAGTTCATGGCGAATAATAGCCTAAACAAGGTCATATTTG ATCCTGCAAGAAGGGGTACAGTAACATGGCCAATGCACTTTAACATTATCAAAGGAATCGCAAAAGGATTAGTTTACATGCATCATGACTCAAGGTTGACAATAATCCACCGGGACTTAAAAGCTAGCAATGTCTTGCTAGACAGAGAGATGACACCCAAGATATCTGACTTAGGGTTGTCAAGGGTATTCGAAGATGATGTTGAAGAAAAGACTCAGCATTTAATTGGAACACG TGGTTATATGCCTCCTGAGTACATGAAAAATGGACATTATTCAACAAAATCAGACgtttttagttttggaatcCTGGCATTGGAGATTGTGAGTGGCCAAAAGAATTATGATTATCGGCACCCAGTCTATGATATTGGTCTAGTAGACTAT GCTTGGAGAATTTGGAGTATGGGGAATGCCATAGAACTACTGGATCCAATGATTGAAAAACCAGGTGATGAGAATGAAGTTTTAGGATGCATCCTTGTTGGGCTCTTGTGTTGTCAACGGCGTGCCCAAGACAGACCTTCAATGATTCAGGTGGTTTCCTTACTGGAGGAGAATGAAATGTCAAGGTTAAATTTTGTGCCTCAGGAACCTTAA
- the LOC125847344 gene encoding berberine bridge enzyme-like 22: MTSLQILSLLLFLAKCYYSKEEDLVQCLSKYSETNVTQNIYTLNSPTYSSVLEYAQKNPRWMNSSHPIFIVSPTKESDIKPVILCAKILGLQIKIKSGGHDYEGISFRSETPFVMLDLSNLDKIEIDLKEGTVWAQAGATLGQLYYAIAKKSKVHAFPGGVCSTVGTGGIISGGGLGSLMRKFGLASDNVVDARVIDVNGNILDRKKMKEDLFWAIRGGGGASFGVILAWKLKLVRVPDKVTVFTVYKKLDSNQNLLQKWQKTSHQLPDGLFIRTVIQNDGTGNDKYPLMFFQALYLGPVDELIPLLKEKFPEFDLEKKDCFQEPVVDCSNMPCIRKECRESSWIGSVLYFYGKRTNEPLEVLLEKSIPTQKNYFKATSDFVKTPIPESGWEMVKRLFLEEERPQIIMEPLGGKLDEISESEIPFPHRKGNLYNIQYLVNWGDNSESISSQKIEWLRKLYKKMEPYVANSPRSAYLNYRDLDLGTNQDYYNYSKAKIWGEKYFKGNFERLAKVKSKVDPNNFFRNEQSIPPYHTDSLRRLDPMSTGLHQDV; the protein is encoded by the exons ATGACTAGCCTTCAAATTctttctcttttactttttttggcCAAATGTTATTACTCCAAAGAAGAAGATTTAGTCCAGTGTCTTTCTAAATACTCTGAAACCAACGTTACACAAAACATTTACACCCTAAATTCTCCAACTTATTCATCTGTCCTGGAATATGCTCAGAAAAATCCGAGATGGATGAATTCATCACATCCTATTTTCATAGTATCCCCTACAAAAGAATCAGATATCAAGCCGGTTATTCTTTGTGCAAAAATATTAGGCttgcaaattaaaataaaaagtggtGGCCATGACTATGAAGGCATATCTTTTCGCTCTGAAACCCCGTTTGTTATGCTTGATTTAAGCAATCTTGACAAAATCGAGATTGATTTAAAAGAAGGAACAGTCTGGGCTCAAGCAGGGGCGACTCTCGGCCAGCTTTACTATGCAATTGCCAAGAAAAGTAAAGTTCATGCATTTCCAGGCGGTGTCTGCTCTACTGTTGGCACTGGTGGAATCATCAGTGGTGGTGGGCTCGGTTCATTGATGAGGAAATTTGGCCTAGCATCTGATAACGTTGTAGATGCTCGCGTAATAGATGTAAATGGAAATATTCTTGATaggaagaaaatgaaagaagatttGTTTTGGGCAATAAGAGGAGGTGGAGGAGCTAGTTTTGGTGTTATTTTAGCATGGAAACTCAAACTTGTTCGTGTTCCCGACAAGGTTACTGTTTTCACTGTTTACAAGAAGTTAGACAGTAACCAAAATCTACTCCAAAAATGGCAGAAAACATCACATCAACTACCTGATGGTTTGTTCATCAGAACAGTTATCCAAAATGATGGAACAGGGAATGACAAGTATCCTTTAATGTTTTTTCAAGCACTATATCTCGGACCTGTTGATGAGTTAATTCCATTGCTCAAAGAAAAATTCCCTGAATTTGATTTGGAGAAAAAAGATTGCTTCCAAGAGCCTGTTGTGGATTGTAGTAACATGCCTTGCATTAGGAAAGAATGTCGCGAATCTTCATGGATTGGATCAGTCTTGTATTTCTATGGCAAGAGAACAAATGAGCCGCTTGAAGTCCTACTAGAAAAGAGTATTCCAACACAGAAGAATTATTTCAAAGCCAC ATCTGATTTTGTGAAAACACCAATTCCGGAAAGTGGTTGGGAAATGGTAAAAAGACTGTTTTTGGAAGAAGAAAGACCTCAGATAATAATGGAGCCATTAGGTGGGAAATTAGATGAAATATCAGAATCTGAAATTCCTTTTCCTCATAGAAAGgggaatttgtataatattcaGTATTTGGTGAACTGGGGCGATAACAGTGAGAGTATATCAAGCCAGAAGATAGAATGGTTGAGGAAGCTTTACAAGAAAATGGAGCCATATGTTGCAAACTCTCCAAGAAGTGCTTACCTGAATTACAGGGACCTTGATTTAGGAACAAATCAAGATTACTACAACTATTCCAAGGCCAAAATATGGGGTGAAAAGTATTTCAAGGGAAATTTTGAGAGGTTGGCTAAAGTGAAAAGTAAGGTGGATCCCAAcaattttttcagaaatgaaCAAAGTATTCCACCTTATCATACAGATAGCTTAAGAAGACTGGATCCTATGTCAACTGGACTGCATCAAGATGTTTGA
- the LOC125847345 gene encoding G-type lectin S-receptor-like serine/threonine-protein kinase At4g27290, whose amino-acid sequence MASMLSLFTIRHLFISIALYACSAGATDSLFAYQFITNLNPLVSSNHNFVIGFFGYYSSTLPVCKTYLGLGYRSVDSRAIVWVGNELNPLGCFTALALTKEGFYVKDIVLGTTVWIHKPNRTVPSPVLKLLDSGNLVFGDSSNLTAGEYLWQSFDHPLHTLLPGMKLGWDKKAGIDRSMRSWRTEGDPAPGDYLLRLDLGDSGQLPQLVLEKNQRIQSRWGPWDGEKFSGGNALMDSHAFRPIFHSDTDAIFFTFEAKEDSSLILSLNPDGKLQFLRWDNNATNLWDEVKTLNMAICDQYSTCGRYGVCTDGEFPCECPDGFTAVSPEEWDKMNFTEGCRRNTSLNYTDNDVFVKNTGLKLPDKATYWGMLYPQDCEQKCLNERSCMAYTNININGNGSKCVVWLGDLLDMRRSQIAGNDIFIRMANGKPDAPVSHGKRKLNEGSIAVISVLVLEVLISISYIVYTHRAKSTGVLDEPEINQPENSIGALLQGTDVIAYDSSDLAAATDNFSLSNKIGHGGFGNVYKGVLENGAEIAVKKQDVALRQGVEEFENEVKLIANLQHRNLTKLLGYCIHGIEKLLVYEFMANKSLDKVIFDAARRATVTWPTRLNIIKGIARGLVYMHHESRLTVIHRDLKASNVLLDSEMTPKISDFGLAREFEDDVEVKTHRVAGTYGYMSPEYMQAGHYSTKSDVFSFGILTLEIVSGQRNSIYRHPTYDIGLVGYAWKIWNEGNAIELLDPLIDKPDDLDEVLGCIHVGILCCQRRSQDRPSMVQVVSLLEENEMLKFNCVPGEPYFYRETSQSSRSRESMNGLSITELTGRS is encoded by the exons ATGGCTTCCATGCTTTCTTTGTTTACTATCCGTCATCTTTTTATCTCCATAGCCCTGTATGCATGTTCCGCTGGTGCTACTGACTCCTTGTTTGCATATCAATTCATCACCAACTTGAACCCTTTAGTTTCATCCAACCATAATTTCGTAATTGGATTTTTTGGTTATTATTCATCGACTCTACCTGTATGCAAGACGTACCTGGGATTGGGGTACAGGAGTGTAGATTCCAGGGCTATAGTATGGGTGGGTAATGAATTGAATCCACTTGGATGTTTTACAGCGCTAGCACTAACCAAAGAAGGATTTTATGTCAAAGATATAGTACTGGGAACAACGGTATGGATTCATAAGCCCAACAGAACAGTTCCGTCACCAGTTCTGAAGCTCCTTGATTCAGGTAATCTTGTGTTTGGAGATTCTAGCAATCTGACGGCTGGAGAGTATCTGTGGCAAAGCTTTGACCACCCTCTTCACACATTGTTACCAGGAATGAAGCTTGGCTGGGACAAGAAAGCTGGCATCGACCGATCCATGAGGTCCTGGAGGACAGAAGGTGATCCAGCTCCAGGTGATTATTTGTTAAGGTTAGACTTAGGTGACTCAGGTCAGTTACCCCAACTAGTTCTTGAGAAAAACCAGCGAATACAATCAAGATGGGGTCCTTGGGATGGAGAAAAATTCAGTGGTGGTAATGCCCTCATGGATAGCCATGCATTCAGACCAATATTTCATTCCGATACAGATGCGATTTTTTTCACATTCGAAGCCAAGGAGGATTCGAGTTTGATACTTTCACTGAATCCAGATGGGAAACTACAATTCTTGAGATGGGATAATAATGCTACCAATTTATGGGATGAAGTGAAGACACTCAATATGGCCATATGTGACCAGTATAGCACATGTGGGCGTTATGGAGTTTGTACTGATGGAGAATTCCCCTGTGAATGTCCTGATGGATTCACAGCTGTATCACCAGAAGAATGGGACAAGATGAATTTTACGGAAGGATGTAGGAGAAACACCTCACTTAACTATACTGATAACGACGTGTTTGTCAAGAACACTGGACTGAAGTTGCCTGATAAAGCTACTTACTGGGGAATGTTGTACCCCCAGGACTGTGAACAGAAGTGCTTAAACGAAAGATCGTGTATGGCTTATACCAACATCAATATCAACGGAAATGGAAGCAAATGTGTCGTTTGGTTGGGAGATTTACTTGATATGAGACGTTCACAGATAGCTGGGAACGACATTTTTATAAGGATGGCAAATGGAAAACCAG ATGCACCTGTTTCCCAtgggaaaagaaaattgaatGAGGGATCGATAGCAGTGATTTCTGTATTAGTTCTGGAAGTACTTATCTCGATTTCATATATTGTGTATACACATCGAGCAAAGAGTACAGGGGTGCTAG ATGAACCAGAAATCAATCAGCCAGAAAATTCTATAGGAGCTTTGCTGCAGGGAACAGATGTCATTGCATATGATTCCAGTGATCTAGCTGCAGCCACTGACAATTTCTCGCTGTCTAATAAGATAGGGCATGGTGGCTTTGGCAATGTTTATAAG GGTGTACTAGAGAATGGAGCAGAAATAGCAGTGAAGAAGCAAGACGTGGCTTTGCGTCAAGGAGTTGAGGAGTTCGAGAATGAAGTCAAATTAATTGCAAACCTACAGCATCGTAATCTAACCAAGTTGTTGGGATACTGCATTCATGGAATAGAAAAACTCCTAGTCTATGAGTTCATGGCAAATAAAAGCCTAGACAAGGTCATATTTG ATGCTGCAAGAAGGGCTACAGTAACATGGCCAACGCGCTTAAACATTATCAAAGGAATCGCAAGAGGACTAGTTTACATGCATCATGAGTCGAGGTTGACAGTAATCCACCGGGACCTAAAAGCTAGCAATGTCTTGCTAGACAGCGAGATGACACCCAAGATATCTGACTTTGGGTTGGCAAGGGAATTTGAAGACGATGTTGAAGTCAAGACTCACCGTGTAGCAGGAACATA TGGCTATATGTCTCCTGAATACATGCAAGCTGGACATTATTCAACAAAATCAGATGTGTTCAGTTTTGGAATTTTGACATTGGAGATTGTGAGTGGCCAAAGGAATTCGATTTATCGGCACCCAACCTATGATATTGGTCTAGTAGGCTAT GCTTGGAAAATTTGGAATGAAGGGAATGCCATAGAACTACTGGATCCACTGATAGATAAACCAGATGATTTGGATGAAGTTTTAGGATGCATCCATGTTGGGATCTTGTGTTGTCAACGGCGATCCCAAGACAGACCTTCAATGGTTCAGGTGGTTTCCTTACTGGAGGAGAATGAAATGTTAAAGTTTAATTGTGTGCCCGGGGAACCTTACTTCTATAGGGAGACGAGTCAGAGTAGCAGGAGTCGCGAAAGTATGAATGGGCTAAGTATTACTGAATTAACCGGAAGATCATGA
- the LOC125848658 gene encoding G-type lectin S-receptor-like serine/threonine-protein kinase At1g11410, with protein sequence MCQKKELLIVIVSFLVPFCSSIDTISFNQSLKDGDLLISSGKSFALGFFGNSPGKRYVGIWYNNVPELTVVWVANRDNPVNGTSGILTIDSTGNLVVHLDAETKTVAWRTTVSSATKRADSYTAKLEDSGNFILFQDSKMDVTEWQSFDYPTNTLLPSMKYGIDKRTGLNRFLTSWKSLNDPGTGEYRYTMELNGTPQVFLYKNSSRIWRTGSWTGHGWSGVPEMSPRFIFSLSYVDNDTEVSLTYGIHDSSIISRMVLNESGIVNRLTWQESEQKWVQFWSAPKDPCDNYEHCGAFSNCNLFNLAEFECSCLPGYEPKLSRQWFLRDGSHGCLRKKNEEVCNSGEGFVTLSHVKIPDTGAARMNKSMGLKECEELCLKNCSCTAYASANISAGGSGCITWYGELTDIKQFTDGAQDLYIRVSASDLAQFSKNSRGHNRKRTIGILVGSAAAIILALSLACCLVINIRRNDNERSESLACYDGMDESKHAEISIFDLTTITNATDKFSDANKLGEGGFGSVYKGHLTDGQVIAVKRLSVTSGQGTEEFKNEVTLIARLQHRNLVRLLGCCVQRGEKMLVYEYMPNKSLDSFIFDKTKGSLLDWGKRFEIIHGIARGMLYLHQDSRLRIIHRDLKASNVLLDASMQPKISDFGMARIFGGDQMEANTNRVVGTYGYMSPEYAMVGHFSAKSDVFSFGVLCLEIITGRKNNSHKDQEQSRHLVGYVWDLWKDEKALDVVDPLLGGSYEACEVLRCIHIGLLCVQPFTDDRPTMSEVVFMLCNETNLPFPKQPSLIFRSENHSSVKHSSSASIATSSVNDMSISTVHGR encoded by the exons ATGTGTCAGAAGAAAGAGTTGTTGATAGTAATTGTTTCATTTCTTGTCCCATTTTGTAGTTCCATAGATACCATTTCCTTTAACCAATCTCTCAAAGATGGTGATTTGTTGATCTCTTCAGGGAAATCTTTTGCTTTGGGTTTCTTTGGGAATTCCCCTGGTAAACGTTACGTCGGAATTTGGTACAACAATGTTCCTGAACTAACTGTTGTTTGGGTTGCCAACAGAGACAATCCTGTTAATGGCACATCTGGGATTCTCACCATCGATTCAACTGGAAATCTTGTTGTACATCTCGATGCGGAAACAAAAACTGTAGCCTGGAGAACAACTGTTTCTTCAGCTACAAAACGAGCAGACTCGTATACAGCTAAGCTGGAGGATTCAGGGAATTTTATATTGTTTCAAGACTCCAAAATGGATGTTACTGAGTGGCAGAGCTTTGATTATCCTACCAATACTTTGCTTCCTTCAATGAAATATGGAATAGACAAGAGGACGGGTTTGAACCGGTTTCTAACTTCCTGGAAATCGTTGAACGATCCAGGCACTGGAGAGTATCGTTACACAATGGAGCTCAATGGGACACCTCAAGTTTTCTTGTACAAGAACTCTAGCAGGATTTGGCGGACAGGATCCTGGACGGGTCATGGTTGGAGTGGTGTACCAGAAATGAGCCCACGATTCATCTTCAGCCTTAGTTATGTGGACAATGATACCGAGGTTTCCTTGACATATGGCATACATGATAGTTCAATAATCTCAAGAATGGTCCTGAATGAATCCGGAATCGTGAACCGGTTAACTTGGCAAGAGAGTGAGCAAAAGTGGGTGCAATTTTGGTCTGCCCCTAAAGACCCTTGTGACAATTATGAACATTGTGGAGCATTTAGCAATTGCAATCTGTTCAATTTGGCTGAATTTGAATGCAGTTGTCTTCCAGGGTACGAGCCAAAGCTAAGCCGACAATGGTTCTTGAGAGATGGCTCTCATGGATGtttgaggaagaaaaatgaagaggTGTGCAACAGTGGTGAGGGGTTTGTCACATTAAGTCATGTGAAGATCCCCGACACGGGTGCAGCTCGGATGAACAAGAGCATGGGATTGAAGGAATGTGAAGAGTTGTGTCTGAAGAACTGCTCCTGCACAGCCTATGCAAGTGCTAATATTAGTGCAGGAGGAAGTGGATGCATCACTTGGTATGGTGAGTTGACAGACATAAAGCAATTTACAGATGGGGCCCAAGATTTATATATCAGAGTCTCTGCATCTGATTTAG CGCAATTCTCGAAGAATTCAAGAGGCCATAATAGGAAAAGAACGATAGGGATTCTAGTAGGGTCTGCTGCAGCAATAATTCTTGCACTCTCTTTGGCATGTTGTTTGGTTATCAATATAAGGAGAAATG ATAATGAGAGAAGTGAAAGTTTAGCATGCTATGACGGCATGGATGAAAGTAAACATGCAGAAATCTCAATCTTTGATCTAACCACAATAACTAATGCCACTGATAAGTTCTCTGATGCTAACAAACTTGGTGAAGGAGGATTTGGTAGCGTATACAAG GGTCACCTGACAGATGGACAAGTAATAGCTGTCAAAAGACTTTCAGTAACTTCAGGGCAAGGGACGGAGGAGTTCAAGAATGAAGTCACACTAATTGCAAGACTTCAGCACAGAAATTTGGTGAGGCTTTTAGGATGTTGCGTTCAACGAGGAGAGAAGATGTTGGTTTATGAATATATGCCAAACAAATCCTTGGACAGTTTTATTTTTG ATAAAACAAAAGGGTCTTTGTTGGATTGGGGAAAACGGTTTGAAATCATACATGGGATTGCACGAGGAATGTTATACCTTCACCAAGACTCTAGACTAAGAATTATTCATAGGGATCTAAAAGCAAGCAATGTTTTACTCGATGCCTCCATGCAACCAAAAATATCAGACTTTGGAATGGCCAGAATATTTGGAGGTGACCAAATGGAAGCAAACACAAATCGAGTTGTTGGAACATA TGGTTATATGTCACCTGAATATGCAATGGTAGGGCACTTTTCAGCAAAGTCTGATGTTTTCAGTTTCGGGGTTTTGTGTTTGGAAATTATCACTGGCAGAAAGAACAACAGTCATAAGGATCAGGAGCAATCTCGACATTTAGTTGGATAT GTTTGGGATCTTTGGAAGGATGAAAAGGCTTTAGATGTTGTTGATCCATTGTTAGGTGGCTCATATGAAGCTTGTGAAGTTTTGAGATGCATCCACATTGGCCTTTTGTGTGTACAACCGTTTACAGATGACAGACCGACTATGTCAGAAGTGGTCTTCATGCTGTGCAATGAAACAAATCTTCCTTTCCCTAAACAACCTAGCCTTATATTCAGATCAGAGAATCATAGTTCAGTTAAACACTCTTCATCAGCAAGTATAGCAACATCTTCTGTCAACGATATGTCTATTTCAACAGTTCATGGTCGCTAG